In Megalops cyprinoides isolate fMegCyp1 chromosome 16, fMegCyp1.pri, whole genome shotgun sequence, the genomic window CAGTCAACATGCCTGAGTTTTCGATCAACTGGCGTACTGGGTCCAGCGTCACACGCCACAAAATTACCGAGGAAACGTCATAGTTGGTTAAATTCATAAACGCtatattgatattatttttaaatgaacgGGTTAAAATCCAGAATGTGGTCTCTGTTTTATCACCTGACACAGCACTCGTCGTTTGGAGAGCTCATATTGTTGGGCGCTGGTGTGAAGAGGACAATGATGTAATGGCGTCGCGCGTGACTGGTCGATAATCAATACATGGTAAATATTAAAGTTATTTTAGATCGTGTTTTGGGATtgctaaaattaaaatgtctcaCTATAtctgaaaatacaacaaaaaaatctatcgAACGTTAGCTGGCTTTGCTAGTAGACCACCTGACTTTTAGTTTTGTAATGGCGACGTCTTGTTATAACATATGTTAGCCTagtcagctaacgttagctacccaTCTAACTTTACCTCGATAGCTGCAATGTAACAAACTGGTGTATTTTTGTCAGTTCATATACTGACACCTCTCTGAACATTTTAGTTTGCACACTTGGCTAGCTATTTATATATTACTTTAAATTCACGAGTCGAGTGTTCAGCTGACCTGCTTGGTTGTGAAAGCTACTGTCAACTGGCAGACAAGTAGGCATTTCAACGCTACCATACCCATCTAGCAAGGTTTACTAATCTGCTAGCGACCTGGTAACTGAAATATCaaagatcagaaaaaaaaacacatcaaaggGGTGATTCTGAGAATAAGACAGTCATCGCTAGGTAATCCTTTTAGAGTAACATCTAGGAGCACTGTACAGACAGGCACGGCATGGCTAACTAGAGCAGCGAGATTCGCACTTAGCTGCCATAAACAAGCTAAATCTCAGAATCACTTTCCTGTGTCTGTTCTGATCTCCAGTGTTGCAGTTAAACCTCGGAATCCCTTTCCTGTATCTTTTCTGATCTCTGATGTTGCGGTTAAATCCCATTAACACTTTCCTGTGTCTGCTCTGATTTCCGATGATGCAGTTCAATCTCAGAATCATGCGAGTCTGCTCTGATCTCTTGATGTTGCAATATCTCAGAATGACTTGCTTGTGTCTGTTCTGATTCCCGATGCTGCAGCTATCGCTGTTTGCTGCTCTCTAGTATCAGCAGCCAGCACAGATGATACGAAATGCGTAATTAGCTGACAGGCAGTCGTGTAAGGAGCGACAATCTCTTCGTGACGTGTATTAAAcggaaaaaataaagataatatgtatttattgccTCCCTAGTATTAAGCTATCTTGaggaacatttttaacaaacctAACTGCGGGACAGATTTGTATTGCTGATTTTAGATGTGAAAAGCCAGCCCCGTTAAAAATGGCCATGTGTGGATAACGGGCGCTCGTAGCTAAATTAAAAGGAACCATGCCAAAAGCATTACAGTGTAGATTATGGTAgataccatatatatatatatatatatatatatatatatatatatatatatatatatagctttcGACCATATTGTTAGATTTAATAAAgcttatttatttgcatatagctAACCTGAGCAACACGCACTCAGCTCTTATAGCCTACTTTCTTGGTGTTGGTTAGAAGCCGTTATTTGCTTCTCACGGGTATTGGTGCAGTATCCTGTTGTTGACCAGTACTTCATAGCTTCATAGCTCTCCCGCTGTCTTGGTATTAGTAGTaaagttttattcatttgcatagcaccctttatccagggtgactaCTAATAACAAACCATTAGAAAATACGGCCTTTGCCTCCCTTTGTGTGATCATGCTGCTGTGCAATAGTGATGTGTCCGTCGCGAACGAGTCGGCTCTATGGCTCCTTCACGTCGGCTCCTTCTATGGCTCCTTCACGTGAACGATCTCCAGTCTGAGAAccgatttcttttttgttaattaatacaagacagaataataggatgatcTTGTCGCCACACTGCTCAGCCACAGGTactccatgcactgactgaatgttagaattgtaacatacatttatgcacgaggaccagatgcactatgtttagtgtttgtagcgaaacgctaatttacaacgttcaatataaataaaacgttcaataCAACGTGTAATAGTGTtagatgtttttacattaatgtttttataccaaacttgatgtaaaataatggtattctggaaattataaggttagtataattacattgaatgatttaagtgatatacgtgcacacataccaatcataggtcaaaacattgctaaaaatggctgaattataaaagccagaagtggtactATATGAAGAAACGTTTGGGAGCCGAAAGAGCCGGCTCgtattgctgagctgagccaaatgatccgACTCACGAAAAAGAGccggaattcccatcactactGTGCAATGGTTCATTCCTTCGTGCTtgagcaaaacagaaaatgaaactaaattaaACCGAACTGTGACACAGGctaaaatactgtttttcagTAGCAGGAAGAGCATAGTCTGAAAAACGAAAGCATCCACATCAAAGGGTCTTGGGTGAAGAGAAGAAGTTCCATGGCTTCCATGGCTCCAACTTTGGTAAGTGTAGTCTGATCCAATCCAATGAATCCAATGAGTGAACCCTTATAAATAGAAACAGGTCAAATGAAACTAATCTTTAGATCATCATTTAGACTGGGCAATGGATCTGTTGGATTGATGAGTTGTGTTTTACAAGTGTTTTTGTCAAAGAATTCATTTGATGGAATTTTCAAGTGATTTTCTGTAACGTGTTTGAAATTGAATGAATGTTTGAAAAGTCAGATGAACAAGGATACCTACTGTTAGAACTGAATTTATGTGGAGAGTGTCAAATCATTTATTATATTGATGTAAGAGGGTGGCACTAAATGtacacttttcttctttttatgtATTACAATGAAAAGGCATTTACTCTCAGATGAGTTGGATGGTTGGAGTGTCCAGAGTTGGTTATTTTATTGAAGTTCcagattaaaaattaaaatattttccacttCACCTCCAtctgttcagactgcatctcagttccacctcaacCCCTGctaattgctgtttatttcatgtgtagtaTTGCGACATGTTTTGGGTTCTGTGATCTAGCGACTGATGTATGGTATACCTGGCTTACCTTGtgtagtcaggttgcacaagttatcTTGaatagggcttgaatagtgttatgctcacactcactggtttgggagtgttgtgagactagtctgacattgttgcttattcaatttgaatggatacatgtATGTTCACTATGTTCagttgtgctggaagtccctctggataagaatgtctgctaaatgaatgtaacttCATCTGAATCAGTTGTTTGCTTATCTCAGAGTGTGGGTGTGGTAAGTGGTGTTTACTCTCTGTAGCAAGGCAATagaggagaaaataaacaagGCAGTGTTGTGCTGTATTACTGGCTTCTCAGAGCCCACAAGCACACTTTCACAGCGAGTTTATATTCAATAGATTTGCCATGGGTatactttcatatttttactCTTTATGTTTGCCTTGTCTCAGgccaggaaaacacagctgagCATGAAGATGTTAGCAGATGGGTTCAAGTTTGTCAGGCCCACTTGCTGTGACAAACAGACCACAGTTTTGCTGGCTTTATTGCAGCTGTTCAATTGTGCTcggttgatttttttctgaactgcACTAGAAATGGAATGTGATGAAATAATCTTACGTCTGCTTGTGGATAACACTTAAATAGCTCACGAGCAACACCCAAGGCAGGCACCTGAAGTGAAGGTAAAGGCATTGATTTGGGAGATTATAGCTTGCAGCCCAATCTGAGCAGTGTGTTTCTATCTGAACTTGAAAGCATTTGGTTTcttaaaacacatatttttggTGGACTATGATTCACTTAATGGTCCAAGAGATAAACCAAGTCTTTTTTACCATTACAGTATTGATTTAAACTCAGATAAAAGTGCAGTTTCTGGGTATTTAAGTGTCAAATCCCTGCTGTTATCCAGTTTGACGAGAAGCCGGAGCCTGGGGACTTGATCGAGATTTTCCGGGGGACCTACCAGCACTGGGCTGTGTACATTGGAGATGGTTACGTCATCCACCTTGCTCCCCCAAGTATGTGCTCTTACCAGTGGTGTCCACTACGGGTGTTGTAGAGCAGGGGGATTGGAGAGTCTGCTGTGAAATGGATACACATGAACATTTCACTGTCTTTCCTACACTGTCTGCCCCGCTGATAAACCTTCCTGACCATGTATCCCCACTCTCTCCTGCCTTCCCCCAGCTGAGACCGCACACGGTGGAGCCTACAGCATGATGTCAGTCCTGTGCGACAAGGCCATCGTAAAGAAGGAGGAGTTATGGGAAGTGGTGGGGACAGACCAGTACCGTATAAACAACCTGCTGGATGACAAGTACGAGCCAAGGAGCTCTGATGCCATTATGAGAGAGGCCCAGAAactgctggagcaggagctgccATACTGCGTCTTCAGAGGAAACTGCGAGCATTTTGCCACAGAGCTGCGATACGGGAAGGCTGAGTCACGCcaggtgtgtctctgtgtccatCGTTACGGTCACCTGCTTGCTGTTAGTTCACCTGCTTGCTTACCCCCAAATCTTACATTTCTAGTCCCCAAAATCAGTAGCTCTGCAGCCAGAAAAGATGGGAATTAAATAGTAGTAGAATACAGTTAAATGTagttaaatacagaaaaaggGTATTTATTACCAACCAGTTTTATTAGTTAATgaattaattgtttttcatcGTAATTTAGTGACATGTTCTCCAAAGCGATATTTTCAGGACTTACATTTTTAGTCCTCGAATCAGTTGTTCTGCAACCAGAAAGGGTAGGAAGTGAATTTAGTGAACAAGAAAgaggcagtgctgtttttttatcacaCTTCAGTAAGGTGCTCTTGGCTCCAAAGCAATGTTCTCAGAGCCTAACTCTGTCCATCTGTTTGTGGCTGCAGGTGCGCCAAGCTGTGgaggtgggagtgggagtgggcgTGGCCGCAATGATTGGCGTGGGAGTACTTGCTGTGGCTGCCGCCATCTTTGGGGGTGGGCGcaaagagaggaaggagaaccAATGAGCTGAAGGAGTTCACAGAAGCACACAACCGCAAAGCCTTAAAGTAATTCTGCGGAAGTACTGCCATATACGGACTTTGCTCTCCCTACCCTAGGAATGGCAAAGCCCTGCGATTTTGTAGATAACCTGTTTTCTAATTCACAAAGCAGCTGATaagccactgaaaaacaaaaaaatcaatgagtGACTGATGCTTTTGAACACACTTACCCCTGCACAAATCCCAGTGTTCCAACTTATCCTGATTAGGCAGCAATGTAACATGGCTTAAGGTTACCTTACTTCTTTGTTTTACTAATAACATTAAATACAGTGAGATCAGCTGTGGTTTGGAAATTTAACATGTAACTGGAAACCTGTAGGGTGAAATTTCAGGTGGTGGACAATATTTAGCCTAAATTACTTAGAAACACAGCTATATAAAGTTGTTCAATATGAGCTATTTCAGTCACCTCAGTTAAGGGCATCTAATGCGCAAATAAATGGAACATTTATAGTATATTAGCTAAAGGTGTGTAGGGACAGCTCTATGGTCCATTGTAAGAAAATCACAAGGC contains:
- the LOC118791018 gene encoding phospholipase A and acyltransferase 3-like isoform X1, whose amino-acid sequence is MQEEHSLKNESIHIKGSWVKRRSSMASMAPTLFDEKPEPGDLIEIFRGTYQHWAVYIGDGYVIHLAPPTETAHGGAYSMMSVLCDKAIVKKEELWEVVGTDQYRINNLLDDKYEPRSSDAIMREAQKLLEQELPYCVFRGNCEHFATELRYGKAESRQVRQAVEVGVGVGVAAMIGVGVLAVAAAIFGGGRKERKENQ
- the LOC118791018 gene encoding phospholipase A and acyltransferase 3-like isoform X2; this translates as MASMAPTLFDEKPEPGDLIEIFRGTYQHWAVYIGDGYVIHLAPPTETAHGGAYSMMSVLCDKAIVKKEELWEVVGTDQYRINNLLDDKYEPRSSDAIMREAQKLLEQELPYCVFRGNCEHFATELRYGKAESRQVRQAVEVGVGVGVAAMIGVGVLAVAAAIFGGGRKERKENQ